In a genomic window of Pelotomaculum thermopropionicum SI:
- a CDS encoding predicted membrane protein: MKNVEFLDWLQNTNQGAFLFVLSFANAIFFPVGPEVVFVPVIMLNHSKLLPYATCCAAGSVMGLAVTYLMSYHCGQVLIDRYIPSKKMETGVRVFNKYGPLALVIASMFPVFPYRILVILSGFLRQRPAMVFSFLSIGKALRFFGYGLLIAKLGESVVRFLN; encoded by the coding sequence TTTTAGATTGGTTGCAAAATACAAATCAGGGCGCATTTTTGTTTGTCCTTTCTTTTGCCAACGCCATATTCTTTCCGGTTGGGCCAGAGGTAGTTTTTGTTCCTGTTATAATGCTCAACCACAGCAAACTTTTGCCCTATGCGACCTGTTGTGCGGCCGGCAGCGTAATGGGCCTGGCGGTAACTTACCTTATGTCTTACCATTGCGGACAGGTTTTAATTGATCGGTACATACCGTCTAAAAAGATGGAAACAGGAGTGAGGGTTTTCAACAAATACGGCCCCTTGGCACTGGTGATAGCATCCATGTTTCCGGTCTTTCCCTACAGAATCCTGGTAATACTGTCCGGTTTTTTAAGGCAGAGGCCCGCCATGGTTTTTTCTTTTCTTTCTATCGGAAAAGCCTTACGGTTTTTCGGCTATGGCCTGTTGATAGCAAAACTGGGTGAATCTGTGGTTAGGTTTTTAAATTAA